Within Gammaproteobacteria bacterium, the genomic segment CGCAACACCATCTTCAATTTGGCGGCGACACGGGCGCAGTGATCGCCGCCCTGGAAACTGCGAGCCAACATCTCCAGGAAACCGGCGACCCCAGCCTGTTCGAGGCTCGCAAGACGATCAACGACATCAGCAGCGCTCTCAAAAAACGCGCCAGCATTGATATCACAAACCTGGCATTGACACTGAGCACATTGGAACAAGGCATTGACCCGCTACCCATCTCCGGCGCAGATCACCAGAATTCAAATACCAGCGCGCCGGAGAAGGTTGAAGGCTTTAGCGGACTGATACAAAAAATCTGGTCCGACATTAAAGGCCTGATCTCAATTCACCACCAAAGCGATCCCAAAGACATCGCTTTACTGCCGCCGGAACGGCGTTTCTTTTTACAGCAAAATCTACATCTGCAAATATCCGCGGCACGACTGGCCTTATTGCAGCGTAACGACAAGATTTTTCATGACGCCATCAACGCTACCCATGAATGGGTGAACACCTATTACAATCCAAAAGCAGCGGAGACCAAAGCGTTTCTCGTAGCCCTGTCGCAACTCAAAGCTATCGACCTAAAACTACCGGAATCCGATTTCAAGCGCACACTTGATTTATTAAGCGCCTGGCAACAGCAGAACAATGCATTAGCCACCTCCGGCAAGGGAACTCGCTAACCATGCGCTTGGTCATCTATTCGATCCTGGTCTTGATCGGCGCCACGCTGATCACTCAATTCAGCATCGAGGACGCCGGCTATGCTGTGATTTCCATCCACGGCTGGACGCTGGAAACCAGCGCCATCGTCTTTTTTATTTTGTGCCTATTGCTGTTTGTAGCCGCCTATTTTTGCCTGCGGCTCTGGGTCGCCATTGGCCTGGCACCCAAACAATTTCGCAAATGGCGTGAACGAAGACGCGCGATCAGTGGCTATCAATATCTCTCCCAGGGATTTCTAGAACTCGATTCTGGTAAATGGTTTGATGCCGAAAAACATTTACTCAAGGCCGCGCGCAATCCCCACCTTGCCGTACTGAGTCATCTAGGTGCTGCGCGCGCCGCGCATGAACAGGGCGCCAGGAACCGGCGCGATGGTTATTACAAACTTGCGCTTGAACATGCACCCGAGGCGCATATGTCGATCCTGCTCAATCAAGCGCAACTGCTCCAGCATTCCGGCCAGCCCGAAAAGGCTTTGGCAGTACTTGAACACATGCCCGGCAGCCTGCTCAATTCGCCGCAGGTGTTACGCAGCCTGACCACTCTTTATGCAGAGACCAAGAACTGGACCGCGCTCGTCGGACTATTGCCCCGACTGAGGCAATACAAAGCCTTACCGATGGATGATTACTACCGCATCGAACGCGGTGCTTATCTTGGCCACCTGCAACAGATCGGCCGCAGCCGCAATATCAATACTATCTTGAACCTGTGGAAGGAAATCCCCACACGACTGCAAGAGGATGAGGCGCTCTTCATCGAAATGGTGACTGCTTTAATGAATATTGGCGAAGCCGATCGCGCTGAGGACATGCTTTATCGCCGCATTAATCATCAATGGAATGAGAAACTGGTTTACCTTTACGGATTGCTTAATGGCGATGCTGAAATTCATCTCAGCCGCGGCCGTAACTGGCTCGGCAAGAATCCAAATAACTCAACACTGTTACTCACCCTGGGCCGGCTTGCGATGCGGGCCCATGACTGGCAGGCCGCGCAGGGATATCTGGAAAAAAGTCTGGAGCAACTGCCTAACGCGGAAACCTATCAGGAACTCGGCAATCTGCTGTTCCAGCTCAATGCTCCGGAACGAGCTGCTGACTGTTATCGTCGCGGTCTGGCAATGACCAAGGATCTTTCAACGCCAGAAATCAAAACGGGCGTGATCGAACATTTGCAGGGACGGATTTAAAACCCGCCCCTACGGGGAATCAATGGCAAAATTAAAACTATCGTAATAAAACTGCGCTTCGGGCAACCCAAGATTCATAAACCCAATCCGTGCCGCTTCGATCATCGCTGGCGACCCGCAGACGTACACGTCGTAATTTTGAAGATTAGAAAAATCATCGAGTACTGCCTGATGCACCAGACCGATACGTCCTTGCCAGCCATCGCCGGGTTTCGGCTCTGACAATACCGGGATGTAATAAAACCCATCACGACTACGCCATGATTGCGGCAGGGCATCGAGATATAAATCTTCCTTGGCACGCGCCCCCCAGTACAAATACAAGGGCCGTTTGATTTTTTCCCGCCAGGCATGTTCAATCAACGCCTTGATTGGCGCAAAGCCAGTGCTACCCGCCACACATATAATCGGTCGCGTTGAATCTTCGCGCAAAAAGAAATTGCCGAATGGCCCTTCGATGCGCAAAATATCTTTTTCACGCATCTTGGTAAATACATGTCCGGTAAACTCACCGCCATCGATATACCGGATATGCAGTTCCAGCAATGCATCTTCATGCGGCGCATTAGCCAGCGAGAAACTGCGGCGGCGTCCGCCCGGCAGCAAAATATCAATATACTGCCCTGCCAGAAATTGCATCCGCTCGGTATCCGGCAATTTTAAATACACGCGCATCACATCATCCGCCAACCGCTCCAGCTTGGCCACGCGCGCGGGCATTTTGCGTATCGGTAACTCGCCGCCGCGAACGATCTCATGCACTTCAATCACCAGATCGGAACACGGTGCCGCCTTGCAGAATATTGACTGGCCAACGATATTGGCCATTTCGTTTAAAGCACGCGGCGTACCACTGGGATAATTGATTTCACCTGACACCACCTTGCCTCGGCATGCGCCGCAGACACCATTGCGACAACCGTAAGGGAAGGTGAGACCATGACGAATCGCGGCGTCAAGGACGGTTTCCCCCTCCTCGACAGTGAACTGACGATTACTTGGCTTCACGGTGACAACGAAACCCATATAATGTCCTTTTTATTGATTACGGAACCCTATCAATCCGGCATACAATATCGTTTCAACGACTCCCCCTCCTCCCTTACAGGGGGAGGGAACTTACAAGTTCTTTGTTACTATCAGGTTAAGAAAACAGCTTACATGATACTGATTATCGGCTGCGGCGACATTGGCTTGCGCGTAACACACCTCTGGCAGATGCAAGGTGCGACTGTACACGCCCTCAGCCACAGCCCGCAACGGCGCACAACCCTGGAACAGGCCGGCATTAATGTACATATCGGCACGCTGGATGATGCCTCAACCCTCCGATCTTTACCCACTACCGGCACGCTTGTGTACTACTTTGCACCACCGCCGGAGCATGGCACCCATGATCCACGCATCAGTAATTTCATCAACGCTTGCCACGAAAGATTACCGCAGCAAGTGATTTATATCAGCACCAGCGGCGTCTACGGCGACTGTCAAGGCGCCTGGGTGACGGAAGATACTCCGCCCAATCCCACCACGGCTCGTTCACGGCGGCGGCTGGACGCCGAAACCCAATTATTGCAATGGGGCCGCGCCAACAATGTCAGCATTGTCATTTTACGGGTCGGCGGCATTTATGGCCCCGGACGCTTACCTGTGGCGCGCATTAAACAAGGGCTGCCGATTCTGCGGCGCGATCTCGCCCCCTACAGCAACCGCATCCACGCCGATGATCTGGCACAAATTTGCGTTGCCGCCGCCGAGCTCGGACAAAATGGACGTATCTATAATGTCGCCGATGGTGAGGTCAGCACCATGTCCGATTATTTTCTTGCCGTTGCCCGCGCCGCAGGTCTACCGCCGCCGCCCGAGCTCGACTGGTCCGCAGCAGAACAACAACTGTCCGCCGAAATGCTTTCGTATTTGCATGAATCGCGGCGGCTCGACACGCACCGTCTGCGCGAAGAATTGAAAATGGAATTACGTTATCCGACGCTGGAGGCCGGACTGAAAGCCAGCCTGACTTCAAGGGATTTTTAGAACCACCCTTCAGCGAATTTACCCTAAAGGTGTATACTCCCCCGCCCGATTAAATAAGTATTGACCGCCTTTAGGATCACCCATGTCCGACGCCGACACCCTCCAACGTTTTGTCTTTGAAAATAGTAAGGTACGTGGCGACTTCATCCACTTGCGCGCCAGTTATCAGGCGGTGCGCGAACGGGCCACCTACCCTGACCTTATCGCCGAACAACTCGGCCAGGCGCTGGCGGCCAGTGCCCTGCTCAGCGCCACCATCAAATTCGGCGGCTCATTGATCATGCAAATTCAATCCAGTGGCCCGTTAAATTTACTCGTCGCCCAGTGCACACACGATCGCCATCTGCGCGGTCTGGCACACTGGCATAACGAGGTACACGAAGGCACGCTGCCACAGATGTACGGCGACGGACGATTGGTAATCACGATTGACAACGCCCACAACAACGAACGCTATCAAGGCATCGTCAGCCTCGAAGGCGATACACTTGCCGAAGCCCTGGAGACCTATTTCACACAATCGGAACAGCTGGAAACACGTCTCTGGCTGGTGGCAGATCAATACCAGGCCGTCGGCATGTTGTTACAACGCCTGCCCGGCCCTGAAGGTGACGATGATTTGTGGCAACGCGTGGAAGCACTCGGCGCCACGCTGACGGTGGAAGAAATGCTGCAACTACCGACACGCGAAATCCTGCGCCGCCTCTTCCATGAAGAAGACGTACGCCTGTTCGATGCCGAACCCGTGAGCTTCCGCTGCAGCTGCTCGCGCGAAAAAATCGTCAACATGCTGCGTGGCCTCGGCCAAGAAGAAGCCAACGCCATCCTCGCCGAACAAGGCAAGATCGAAGTCACCTGCGAATTCTGCAACGCAGGCTATCGATTCGACGCCGTGGATGTCGAAGAAGTATTCACCAGCGGCTTACCGCCGCCGGAATCTTCAAGCCGGCACTAGCGGCTGCCGTTTGCGGCGTATCAGCGATTGCTTTGTCGTTGACTCCGTACTCTGAGTCGCGCCTGCACCCACGCCGACAACGCGCTGATAGCGCACGCTGCGCCGCGCACCCTTGGCCTTTTGCTTGATGGCCAGCCGTTTCGCAGCCACCTTGTCACCGCGCGCCATGAAGGTTTCATTATCACCCGTACTAGGATCGAAGAATCCAATATACCCGCCGGGATTCACACCAAACGAACGTAGTGTCTTACCCTGATAACTTCTACCGAGAAAGTCGTTGCGGCCACCCACTTCTTCACCGCCCGTAAAGTAAAGCGGCAAAATAAAGTTGGAGACATTGACACCATCAATCTCGTAAAACTCTGACTGCACCGCATCGCACATTTCATACCAGTGAAACACGGTCTTGCCTGGCTTGGAAGGATGCGGCCCGGCCACCAGCAGATTCACCTCCGGATCACCAATCAACTCCAGCGCTTCGTGCGATAGCGTCACCGTCCAATCCTCTTTCAACTCCTTGACCAGTTCAGTAAACACAAAACCAAACGGAATGCCGCGATTATTGGTTTCGTGATAACCCAACGCATCTTCCACATTGACTTCATCCCACAGATAAAGGATGGCATCGCCGCGCATATCGGCTGCAGTTTGTGGCTGCGGCTTCTTGCCAGCACGTCCTTCCAGACGCAAGGTCGCACCTAAGCCCCAGTACGGCATGAAGTCTTCATTGATCTGACGATTAATGGCACGGATCGCCGCTTGCGCGGCTTCATCGCTGATCTTGCCATTGGTATGA encodes:
- a CDS encoding uroporphyrinogen-III C-methyltransferase, which codes for MSDQDSGKNTTTSSSPPSTTGARRASPLAWAALILTIVTLSTLLWFWQQSRNSNAGIKGRLNAVESTVLKVQDLTQATRNTAIAAENVADALEKRLDAMSHHLDARTDALQMQISDLNDSVNSVSNLLRQRKSAAFIVADAKNLVAQAQHHLQFGGDTGAVIAALETASQHLQETGDPSLFEARKTINDISSALKKRASIDITNLALTLSTLEQGIDPLPISGADHQNSNTSAPEKVEGFSGLIQKIWSDIKGLISIHHQSDPKDIALLPPERRFFLQQNLHLQISAARLALLQRNDKIFHDAINATHEWVNTYYNPKAAETKAFLVALSQLKAIDLKLPESDFKRTLDLLSAWQQQNNALATSGKGTR
- a CDS encoding tetratricopeptide repeat protein, which produces MRLVIYSILVLIGATLITQFSIEDAGYAVISIHGWTLETSAIVFFILCLLLFVAAYFCLRLWVAIGLAPKQFRKWRERRRAISGYQYLSQGFLELDSGKWFDAEKHLLKAARNPHLAVLSHLGAARAAHEQGARNRRDGYYKLALEHAPEAHMSILLNQAQLLQHSGQPEKALAVLEHMPGSLLNSPQVLRSLTTLYAETKNWTALVGLLPRLRQYKALPMDDYYRIERGAYLGHLQQIGRSRNINTILNLWKEIPTRLQEDEALFIEMVTALMNIGEADRAEDMLYRRINHQWNEKLVYLYGLLNGDAEIHLSRGRNWLGKNPNNSTLLLTLGRLAMRAHDWQAAQGYLEKSLEQLPNAETYQELGNLLFQLNAPERAADCYRRGLAMTKDLSTPEIKTGVIEHLQGRI
- a CDS encoding CDP-6-deoxy-delta-3,4-glucoseen reductase, whose amino-acid sequence is MGFVVTVKPSNRQFTVEEGETVLDAAIRHGLTFPYGCRNGVCGACRGKVVSGEINYPSGTPRALNEMANIVGQSIFCKAAPCSDLVIEVHEIVRGGELPIRKMPARVAKLERLADDVMRVYLKLPDTERMQFLAGQYIDILLPGGRRRSFSLANAPHEDALLELHIRYIDGGEFTGHVFTKMREKDILRIEGPFGNFFLREDSTRPIICVAGSTGFAPIKALIEHAWREKIKRPLYLYWGARAKEDLYLDALPQSWRSRDGFYYIPVLSEPKPGDGWQGRIGLVHQAVLDDFSNLQNYDVYVCGSPAMIEAARIGFMNLGLPEAQFYYDSFNFAIDSP
- a CDS encoding SDR family oxidoreductase — translated: MILIIGCGDIGLRVTHLWQMQGATVHALSHSPQRRTTLEQAGINVHIGTLDDASTLRSLPTTGTLVYYFAPPPEHGTHDPRISNFINACHERLPQQVIYISTSGVYGDCQGAWVTEDTPPNPTTARSRRRLDAETQLLQWGRANNVSIVILRVGGIYGPGRLPVARIKQGLPILRRDLAPYSNRIHADDLAQICVAAAELGQNGRIYNVADGEVSTMSDYFLAVARAAGLPPPPELDWSAAEQQLSAEMLSYLHESRRLDTHRLREELKMELRYPTLEAGLKASLTSRDF
- the hslO gene encoding Hsp33 family molecular chaperone HslO translates to MSDADTLQRFVFENSKVRGDFIHLRASYQAVRERATYPDLIAEQLGQALAASALLSATIKFGGSLIMQIQSSGPLNLLVAQCTHDRHLRGLAHWHNEVHEGTLPQMYGDGRLVITIDNAHNNERYQGIVSLEGDTLAEALETYFTQSEQLETRLWLVADQYQAVGMLLQRLPGPEGDDDLWQRVEALGATLTVEEMLQLPTREILRRLFHEEDVRLFDAEPVSFRCSCSREKIVNMLRGLGQEEANAILAEQGKIEVTCEFCNAGYRFDAVDVEEVFTSGLPPPESSSRH